GATTTAATTGCCATTGAGATGAATAATCGGTTCACTGAGACAACTACAGAGTTGCTAGCTTGCATATCATGTCTTGATCCAAGAAACTCATTTTCCAGATTCAATCATGCCAAGCTACTTCGACTTGCAGaaatttattatgatgatttttctaTACAAGATCTTCAAGTTCTAAAAGAGCAACTTCACACATACATTTATGATGTTAGAAGATGTTCTGATTTTGTTGAATGTGATGATCTTGCAAGTATTGCTGTGAAACTAGTTGAAAGTCGAAAGCATTTGGTATTTCCGTTGGTTTATCGCCTTATTGAATTGGCTTTGATCTTACCGGTGGCAACAACATCAGTTGAAAGATCTTTCTCGGCcatgaatatcatcaaaaccGATTTGCGCAATAAGATAGGAGATGAATGGTTGAATGATATGATGATATGCTATATCGAACGCCAAGTGTTTGAAacaattgatgatgaagctatTTTGGTTCGATTTCAGAATAT
The DNA window shown above is from Dioscorea cayenensis subsp. rotundata cultivar TDr96_F1 chromosome 12, TDr96_F1_v2_PseudoChromosome.rev07_lg8_w22 25.fasta, whole genome shotgun sequence and carries:
- the LOC120273186 gene encoding uncharacterized protein LOC120273186, with product MALIDIVKDSIQDFRDNRWDELLEEVQSFCDRMYIPIPNMEDKNTVGSRSRREGQWITYYHHYHAEIFIAVIDLIAIEMNNRFTETTTELLACISCLDPRNSFSRFNHAKLLRLAEIYYDDFSIQDLQVLKEQLHTYIYDVRRCSDFVECDDLASIAVKLVESRKHLVFPLVYRLIELALILPVATTSVERSFSAMNIIKTDLRNKIGDEWLNDMMICYIERQVFETIDDEAILVRFQNMQSRRIQLPLH